The window ACTGCTGAAAGTCGAGGACGTGATTGGCAGAGAGGGAGGCAAAAAAGAGCCAGTCCCAGCCAATGGTGGCCAGGGCCGTGGGGTCGGCGGCGCGGAGGGGCGCCAGTTGGGGCGTGATCCAGGCTGCTACGGTATCGTTCATTACCTGGAGGTAGGTTTGCCAGGGGGCTGCGGCGGGCGACGTGATGAACTCTGTTACCATTTGTCCGGTCTGGCGCTGCCATTCATTATAAGCCTCGTTGAACTCCAGGAAGAATTGCAGGGCGTTGGCGTAATAGTAGGCCATGTCGCCGCTGAGCGAGGCCGGGATGCGACCCTCCTGGCGCATTTGCTCCACCCCGGCCCGGCTGACCCGCTCGCCGTAATGGTCAGTCAGGGCCGGGGATTGCACCGGCGCGGGTTGGTCGTCGGCGTAACGGGCCACCAGCAGGTGGTACAGCTTGGGTTCGTTTTCCAGGTCGTAGCCCAATAGGGCGGGATGGCCGCGATAATGCCCGGCAATGGCCGCGTTCAGTTCGCCGTTGCGGGTCAGGTGGCCGCTGTGGTCGTCGTTGAGGGCCAGCAGCACAGCCAGTTTGTGGCGTTGGGCCAGTTCCAGCACCAGGTCCAGTCGGTCAAAATTGCCGGCGGCCAGTTCTTTTTCCAGCGGGGTTTGCACAAACAGGCGCAGGGCGTTGAAGCCCACCTGGCGGGCCTTGCGGAAGTCTTTTTCAATCAGGGCCAGGTCGTATTTGTCTTCATCCCACATGTGCCAGGCCCGGTCAAAGTAGCCCTCGTAGTTGACGCCCACAATGAAAAAGGGTTGGCCGTCCGGCCCGATCAGGCGCGGCCATGGGTGGGGGTCAACGTGGAAAGCGGCGGCCTGGCTTTCCGGCGTCTCGCCGGAGGGGAGACTGACCGCAGCCAGGGTGACCGTGGGGGTCTCGCCCTCGCCGCCGTTGGAGACGTAGTATAACTCCGGGTGGCGCTCGATATGGGGCAGCCATTTATCCAGTTCTGGCTGGTAAGCCTGCACGCGGGGCAGGCGGTAGGGGTCAAAATCAGGCGAGAAGGGCGACGGGGCCGGCTGCGCCCCCACTTTCACGGCGCACTCGTATTGGTAGGCCAGCCCGGCCGACTCCGAGTAGCCTTCTTTGAGCAGGCCAATGTCGGCCGGGTACGCGCCAAAGGGCGGGTCAAAGGAGCGCACCCGGTAGCCGGGCAGCAGGGCCTCCAGGCGATTCTGGGAGACGGCCAGTTCCCATTTGATTTGTTCCGGCGTGGCCTGGCCCAGGTGACGGTGGTTAATGGTGTGGCTGCCAATTTCCATGCCCCATTCCACCAGGGCGCGCAGTTTTTTCGGGCCGCTGTCGCCCTGGCCAAAGAGAGGCGGGCCCGGCTCGTCGGCGTTGAGCAGCACAAAAAAGGTAGCCCGCAGGGGCCAGTCGTCGCCGTGTTGTTGGTGCATAACCTGGAGGATACCGGCAGCGCAGTCGGGGTCAAGGCTGCCGTCGGCCAGGTAGCGGAATTGCCCGGCGGTGGAGTCGTCAAAGGTAAGCACCACCGGCCGGCGGCCTTTGGGCACGTGGCCCAGGTTACCGCGCACCACGTCAATCAGATTGACCGGGTAAAAGCCGTGGCTGAGTAAATATTCCAGGTCCTGGCGGAAGTTGGCCGGGGTGCGCGTCCAGCGCCCTTCGGGTTCGGCAATGTTGTGGTATTCCAGGATAAGAATATTACCCATGAGGTTAGGCGGGTAGGCGGGCAGGGTGAGGGTGGGCGGGGGCGCCGGTTCCGGCTCCTGAGCGGAGGCAAGGGCCTCGCGGGTGTAGAGGTTGCGCGGGTCCCACAGCATCCAGCCCCGGGAGCCACCCTCAATGGCCCCGCGTATCTGGGCGCGGATCTCTGCCGGGGTGTAGGTGCGCCCGTCAAAACGGTAATCGGGAAAGTCTTGAATCCAATCGCGCACAACGGCCTGGGGATTAACTTTTTTCAGCCGCTCCACGGCCCGGACGGTGCTGAGGTAAACCACCTCGTAGGGGAAGGCAATGGCCTGGTTGTATTGGGGGTAGCCGGGCAGACCCGCGCCAAAGGTGGAGGGGTAGAGCATGGGGCACAACACGTCAATGTGGGGGGCCAGGCTTTCGATGACCTGGCCGATGCCGGGGTCGTCGGCGCGCCAGCAGGGATAGCCAAACATATCCACGGCCATTTTGACCGGGTTGTTTTGGAGGGTGTCGCGGGTGAGGGCCAAAAAGCTGCCCAGGACAGCCTGCCGGGTTTCGGGCGTGTTTTCGGCGGCGTATTGGGCGTATTCGGTAGGCCCGTCGGTGGGGAAGCGGATGTAATCGTATTGGATTTCGTCAAAGCCGTGTTGGGCGGCGGCCAGGGCAATGTTGGCGTTGTATTGCCATACTTCCGGCAGAAAGGGGTCGGTCCAGGCCACGCCTTTATCATTGCGCCAGGGCTGGCCGGTGCGGTTGTCTTTAATGGCCAGATCGGGCCGTTGTTGGGCCAGCACATCGTCTTTGAACACCACAATGCGGGCAATGGTGTAAATGCCGTGGGCCTTGAGCCAGGCCATCAGCGAGCTGAAGTCGCGCACCTCGTCGTAGGTTGCGACAGCGGCAGTGGTTCGCGCCCAGGAGAGGTCAAGCTGCTCGTATGTTTCCCCTTCGGCAGTGTGCATGACGGCGGCCAGTTCGGCCTCGGTGAGGGTGGGGGTGGTGAAGGCGGAAAAGAGAAAGTCGCCAGTATCGCTTTTAATATCAATCACAATGGCGTTCAGTTCGGTCTCGGCCAGTAATTCCAGGGCGTGGCTGCGCAGCCCGGCGTGACGGGCCGCCCAATAAGTCAGGTAAAGGGCTTTGACCGGTTCGCCTGTGGGCGGGAGTTCCGGCTCCGGCCTGGGTGCGGGTGTTGGTTCTGGAATTGGCTCCGGGGTGGGTTCCGGCGTTTCAGGGCGGCGGGGAATGCGCAGGATTTGGCCCACCACAATCAGGTTGCGATCCTCGAGCTGGTTGAGGTCAACCAATTTTTGCACCGTGGTTTCAAAGTGCTGGGCCAGTCGCCAGAGAGTGTCGCCGGGCTGGACCTCGTAGTCAAAATAGGCCTCGCCGGGCGGAGGAGTAGGCGGGGGGGCGGGTGTTGGTTCTGGGGGGGGCGCTGGCGCGGGTTCCGGTTCCGGCTCAACTTGGCCGGTGGGAATGATGAGCCGCCGGCCCACAATGATGAGGTTGGGGTTTTCAAGATGATTGGCCTCGGCCAATTCCGGCACGGTCGTGTGGAAGCGCTGGGCCAGCCGCCACAGGGTGTCGCCGGGTTGGATGACGTAATAGCGGGGGATCGGCTCGCTGGCGGCGCGGGCGCGACTGCCGGGGATCGCTCCGGCGAGCCGGTTGAGCATGGTTTTTATGGATTGCCAGAGTGGGGCCATGGCTGTTCTCCTGGCGCGAGATTTTCGACGAACGACGAACGACAGACGACGAAATTTAATCATTGGTCATTGGCCCTTCGTCGTTGGTCGTTGGTCGCCGGTCGTCATAAACCCGGCGCCACTATGTTTTCCTTAATATTAACATAACCTGTGGTACGATACAAGCGGCTGGGGCATATTTTAGGAGAAGAAACATGTCTACTTACGTTTAGAATTTGTGTGTGTCATTAGTGAGGGTGTACGGCTGCCTACGGAAACGGACCGACGCCTGGTTGGATTTACTTGACGGTCTGACCGTATTTGATCCCAGCACAATCAAAAATTATGTATTCAGGCTATCACAAAATACCCAATCCGGCTGTACAAAGAAAGCTTACGATTTTTTATAGCCGAACTACCAAAAATCGGTAACGGCTATGTGGTATATTGTTGCCAATCCGAAATGGTCAGCTTATAGATTATACTCACCCTTTACTCACGTTATACCCAAGCTGTAAGTGGGTTGAAAGTGACCTATAGGTGAAATAGTCATGTTGGCCAGCCTATCATGAAATGGGATAAAGCAGGCGTACTATCATCAACACCAAATCAGGAGTTTGGCCCGATGAGTTTTTCTACGATGTTGGCCTAACCAAATCATCCAGCTTGGTATCAACCGTCAGCACAATGATTCGTTCACCCGTTTTTGTACTCATATCGGTATGCAAACTGATAACATTGCAGCCAACAATCTCTCGTACCGCATTTTCAAGTAAAAATCGGGAAGACTCAAACAAGCAGCGGCGAGTTTCTTTAACCAGGGCTTGTCCCTCAGTGGTTTTACACAATTTTACTTCCGCCTGCGCTAAAATGCCACGCAGGCGCACCACGATCATATCATTCAGAAAGAAGGTGCGTATTTCTACCGGGCCGCGTCCAAAATATTCCTTCTCCAGCCTGATAATCGCCCGGCTAAATTCATCTTCATATTCCCCGCGGGTTTTTTTGCTCATCTCTTGACCTCAACGCTGCACCGTCGAACTCGGCCGCGTAAATTAGCTTGTTATTTAAGTCAGAACTTTGTCTGCCGCTTTCAGACCTCATTTTAACAGGGGGTTATAGAAACAGCAATTTCTGATTGCCTAAACCAAATTTCACTTGCTGGTTTTGCCTGAGAGAACAATCAAGCTATAATCTATTTTAATCAATTGAATAACTGTCAGTTTGGCAGATAAGACGGAAGATAGGCTATTGAATCAGGGCAGATTAGCCGTAATTTAGGCCAACACCTTATCACCCGGCAGGGTAATTTTTGGTGTTGGCCTTTTTGTTTACCTGACAAAGCGTGGCGAATATTTATTAACATATTTTGAGGGACAAACAATGATTGATTGGTATCAAAAAGAAATAGCCGAAATCTTTAAAGAATTAGAGACTGATCCCAAAGGATTGAGCGACGTTGAAGCGACCCGCCGCCTGGCCCAGTACGGTGTAAATGAGTTGCAGGCCGAAGGCAAGATTTCACCGTGGACTATTCTATTTGAGCAATTTAAGAACGTGCTGGTAATCATTTTGCTTCTGGCCACCCTGGTTTCGGCCTTTCTTGGCCACGGGGTTGAGGCCATTGCCATTTCTGTTATTGTGCTGTTTGCCGTGTTGT is drawn from Anaerolineae bacterium and contains these coding sequences:
- a CDS encoding LysM peptidoglycan-binding domain-containing protein, whose product is MAPLWQSIKTMLNRLAGAIPGSRARAASEPIPRYYVIQPGDTLWRLAQRFHTTVPELAEANHLENPNLIIVGRRLIIPTGQVEPEPEPAPAPPPEPTPAPPPTPPPGEAYFDYEVQPGDTLWRLAQHFETTVQKLVDLNQLEDRNLIVVGQILRIPRRPETPEPTPEPIPEPTPAPRPEPELPPTGEPVKALYLTYWAARHAGLRSHALELLAETELNAIVIDIKSDTGDFLFSAFTTPTLTEAELAAVMHTAEGETYEQLDLSWARTTAAVATYDEVRDFSSLMAWLKAHGIYTIARIVVFKDDVLAQQRPDLAIKDNRTGQPWRNDKGVAWTDPFLPEVWQYNANIALAAAQHGFDEIQYDYIRFPTDGPTEYAQYAAENTPETRQAVLGSFLALTRDTLQNNPVKMAVDMFGYPCWRADDPGIGQVIESLAPHIDVLCPMLYPSTFGAGLPGYPQYNQAIAFPYEVVYLSTVRAVERLKKVNPQAVVRDWIQDFPDYRFDGRTYTPAEIRAQIRGAIEGGSRGWMLWDPRNLYTREALASAQEPEPAPPPTLTLPAYPPNLMGNILILEYHNIAEPEGRWTRTPANFRQDLEYLLSHGFYPVNLIDVVRGNLGHVPKGRRPVVLTFDDSTAGQFRYLADGSLDPDCAAGILQVMHQQHGDDWPLRATFFVLLNADEPGPPLFGQGDSGPKKLRALVEWGMEIGSHTINHRHLGQATPEQIKWELAVSQNRLEALLPGYRVRSFDPPFGAYPADIGLLKEGYSESAGLAYQYECAVKVGAQPAPSPFSPDFDPYRLPRVQAYQPELDKWLPHIERHPELYYVSNGGEGETPTVTLAAVSLPSGETPESQAAAFHVDPHPWPRLIGPDGQPFFIVGVNYEGYFDRAWHMWDEDKYDLALIEKDFRKARQVGFNALRLFVQTPLEKELAAGNFDRLDLVLELAQRHKLAVLLALNDDHSGHLTRNGELNAAIAGHYRGHPALLGYDLENEPKLYHLLVARYADDQPAPVQSPALTDHYGERVSRAGVEQMRQEGRIPASLSGDMAYYYANALQFFLEFNEAYNEWQRQTGQMVTEFITSPAAAPWQTYLQVMNDTVAAWITPQLAPLRAADPTALATIGWDWLFFASLSANHVLDFQQFHLYGPRSLGGLRALLAMLDSLKRRFPDMPVMVGEFGYSNATGSNPARSQLVSQTITALYEGALMAYLRANGLAGGMKWMLNDATGLDNPFEANLGVYSPGDQPKVVAKVIENYATLWSHRAETGDFSLRDDPLAEIAYRHTLPGVSIMGGGRHQDLALDWQASEGTHLYLAWAENITVKAMAGGQIALNPPELLPDWAGHASILYRLEEGQRIRLNVFPADERATWTVQANQTYVMAKGAKKPQPPEPGQIPQPGPGEHVILLPDTQAHLDAARAYLDAFRPDVSFQPHQAVGRWPYVTIGGDSSSISAAQETALRNAGAWVERVAGDTIAGTKTLLNRLAASGHRFLAGAPEPPPTPEPEPEPPPPPEPEPGTYTVQPGDTLWLIAVKVYGTGGLWYLIFEANRDLLDDPGRIRPGQVLKVPAKP
- a CDS encoding DUF2294 domain-containing protein; its protein translation is MSKKTRGEYEDEFSRAIIRLEKEYFGRGPVEIRTFFLNDMIVVRLRGILAQAEVKLCKTTEGQALVKETRRCLFESSRFLLENAVREIVGCNVISLHTDMSTKTGERIIVLTVDTKLDDLVRPTS